The DNA window CTGTTTCATCTGATCCTTGATATGTTCAAACTGTGTGCTGGACATCGTCCCATCTCCGATTCACCTATACTTTATGGGTAGATACTACGACGATAAGAAATATCAATGTCCGATTTTTGTAAAAGCTCCGCTAATTCACCGTTAAGTGTGTTTGCCGAAAGGTGATGACAAAGAAGACGATTGGTCTGGATGTTGTACTCGTACTGCAAGCTTGTCAGCCAGAGAATGCAGTTCTGGGAGCATACGATACACGAGGTGTAACTGTTGCAAGACCATGCGTGCATTATCATCGTCTTCGTCTCGCCATTCCGCGAGCTTTTGCTCTAAGCCGAGATCATCGATGAGCGTAATATCACTTTGCTCACAATGATTAAACAATTGTTGATAGAGCACATCCAAATGTTGATGAATCAACGAGTGCGCATTAAGAATCAAGGTGTGTACATGGTCACTAATACGGGTGCGGTGCGCGCCAAGTGTCGAAATATAGCTCAGTAATGCATGGTTTAAAGTCAAAAAGCGAAAGCTTTCATCGGTCGTGGTGCGAAAACGACCCGGCTCTGCCAACATGTTGTTCACGGCAGCGGAAAGCGCGGCATCTTGGTTATGGGCATTGCGACGAGCAATTCGATAATTGAGTGTGTCTTTTTTACCGATACGGTATTGGCCAATGATTTGATCTAAATAATGTTTATTGCTCTCAATCGCATCGGCCATCACCTTATGTAAGCGCTTTGAATGCCAATCAGGGAGGATCGTCGCCACCGCCGTCACCGCCAAGACACAGCCAATGAGTGTATCAATAAGGCGCGGTAAAATGACGGCAAAGCCTTGTCCGAGCTGACTGAAACAGAACAGCACGAGTAAGGTAATAAAGCCTGTGGCGTACCCATAATTATTAATACGAAATGCGAAAAACATGACTCCGGCAATAACGATAAAAGCCAACTGACTTTCTTGAGAGGGGAATAAGGTCAGTAACATCGTCCCAATGATCAGGCCAACAATGGTGCCAATGATACGTGAAATGATCTTTTGACGAGTGGCGACGTAGTTGGGCTGACACACAAACAGTGTCGTCAGTAAAATCCAATAGCCAAGATTTAAGTCAAAACTCTGCTGAATGATATATCCCAGTGTTAAGGCGATAGACATTCTAATGGCGTGACGAAAGAGCATTGAGTCTGGCGTCATATTGGCTTTCAAATTGGCCCACATTGTTTTGAAGGTTCTCGGTTCGGTATCGTGCAGTGTGTCTTCATCGAGCGAGTTGGTAAAGGGCGAGCCAATATTGTGCAGCAGTTTTTCTACGGTCACTAGGTTGGTAAACAGGTAACCAAGCTGGGCGATGAGTGAGCGTTGCTCATTATTCTGTTGCTGCTTGAGATAGGTAATGGACGATTGTAATTCATCTAACGCAGAGAGCGACTCGCCATTGTGTTCGTAATCTTGACCCAAGCGAATACATTCAGCCACCTTACGACAGGCGGCCGCTTGGCTTTCCAATAAATAACGAAAGCGGAATAAGATATCACTGCGTGAAAAATGCTCAGACAGCTCCTGATAGCGATAGTGGGTCGAACTGGCACGCTCGTGAATATCCTGCGCTAAAAAGTAGATACGTAAAAACCGATCGCTTGCGCTATCCACATGACCGCGCTTGGCTCGCGTTAAAAACAACGCTTTACATTGGTTTAACGAGGCGACCGTTGCCGCATTCAGTTGCGCTTCATTGATGCGATGAGGCTGAGGTGAGTAACCGGCAATAGGATGAAACATGACCGCTTTCGAGTCGAGGTAGACAGCGAGTTGGTTGAAAACCGTCGCAAGGTTGTGCTGAATCACTTGCATCGGCCAAAACATATACCAAATCATTGACACCAAGAAGTACCAGGTTGCGCCGGTTAACAGTAAAATCGGCTGGAACCAAATACTGTGAGGCTGAGCTCCACCAATCATGGTGTAGACGGCGAGCAACAACGACGCAAAAGCAATACTGGCATAACGTGAGCCAAACGAGCCGAGCATGGTAAAGCCAAACGTTGATATGCACAGGCCAATACCAAACCAAAGCGGTCGGTTGAATAATAACTCAATTGAAAAGGCAGCGATGGCGAAACACACTAAGGTCAACAGGATCGCAGTGAGTCGACCTGTAAAATTATCGTCCCGCTCGGATAATGCCGCTGCGATCACGCCTAAAATTAAAGGTGTGACAAAGGTATTTAATTGATAATACCAACATGGAATGACCACACCGAGTAAGGTGATCAGAATTAACGCGGAATAGTTGAGCGTTTTATTGGCCCAATAAAGTCGTAGACGATTGATATTTATCACTGTATCTCTGTTTTTCGTTATCATTGATAGTCAGCGTACAGTGTACCAGAAGTGATAGAGTAACGAGGGGGTTCGCTCAAATAAATCGTGTTTTTCTCTTTATCACATCGCGATGCTGGGGCGCGTTTACTGGAAAATGTCACGATGAAGCAAAAGGGGAGCGGTAAATATTAACAGTAAGTTTTCAAACCACATGGGGATTACGCTATGATGAGCGCGAATTTAATCAACGAGTTGACACCCATGGAGCTGCGCGCATCTAAGACAGCACAATTTTTAATCACCAACGAATATTATGAAGTTGTGTTAGACAAAAACCACATCGTTTTATCCTCCGTAAAAGAGGAGGAACACATTCCTTTTCAAGTTTGGAATGGGTGTGTCAAAGTGCATCACGGTCTATGGTGGGGATCGCTACAGTTTTATGCACACGAACGTAATGGAGAGCAGCGTTCTTGGTTAGTACAAGGTCTGCCTTGGCCACAATGTCGTGACTGGGCTGAGCAGGCGGTGGCGGCCTATCAAGCTTGGCATCACGAGCAATGTCAGCAGTTAAGCGACTATGTGCCCCAATGGCATCAAGAGCTGTCATCCATTTTATCTCTGTCGTCTTTCTTACCCCATTCTCTCATCACCCAATGGGCTGGCAGAGTGCATGACGACATGACTGCCATGAAAATCACGTTGGAAGAAATCGAACAACGAGCTCCTCAGGCCATGCAGAAGATGATGCCTTGGTTGGTTGAACCTTCAGCGCAGCTCGCCCAACGTAATGATGAGTGGATTGAACAGGAAAAGCCGCAATGGCAATCGTTATTTGAACAGATTGAATCTTCCCCTTTGAACGAGTCACAGCAAAAAGCAGTCTTGCTGAATGATGACCACAATTTAGTCTTGGCTGGTGCAGGCTCGGGGAAAACGAGCGTGCTGGTGGCGCGTATTGCCTACCTCTTGGCCAGTGGCTTAGCGCGCCCTGAGGATATTTTGCTGGTTGCCTTTGGCAAACAAGCGGCCTTAGAAATGCAGGAGCGCATTGAACAACGTATTGGTGAGCGTGCCCGTGGCGTTCAGGTCAATACCTTCCATCAGCTTGGTTTAACCATTCTCAAACAGGTGGATGGACAGGATGTGACGCTGTCACCTGTGGCCGCCGAGCCTAACCTGAAGCACGCATGGTGCATCGACTGGTTAAAACGTCATTGGATGACACCGACCAACTTTAAGCGTTGGCAAAAACACCTGTCTAAGTGGCCGATTGCTTATTTGACCGGGGATGATGAATTGGGCAGCCAAGTGGAAAACCCAAAGCTGATTGCTTGGTTGGAATCACAGTTGGATAACTTGTGTCAGATGGGATTGAAGAAAAAAACGATTCAAGAACGCTTAATTGATCATCCAGATTACACGCGCCTAAACAGTGAACTCAATCTGTGCTGGCCATGTTATCAAGAGTGGCAGCGTATGCTCAAAGAGTCAGGGCAGGTCGATTTTAACTTAATGATCAACCGTGCCACTCAGTATGTGAATCAGTCGAAATACACGTCTGCATGGCAATTTATTATGGTCGATGAGTATCAAGACATCTCTCCGGCAAGATTGGATTTGTTGCAAGCACTGTGTGAGCAACGTCCACAAGCCTGCAACCTTTTTGCAGTAGGCGACGATTGGCAAGCGATATATCAGTTTACCGGGTCTAACGTCAATTTAACCACTCAGTTCCAAGACCATTTCCCTAACTCGACGGTGCATTACTTAGATACAACGTATCGCTTTAATGAGCAAATTGGGGCGGTTGCGAATGCTTTTATTCAGAAAAACCCCAACCAGATACCGAAACCGTTAATCAGTAAAAAATCACAAAAACAAAAAGCGGTGTATGTGATGCCAACCAGTCAAATTGAGAAAGTACTCGCTCAACTTAATCGCAAAGCCGATGGGTTGAAAACCGTATTATTCTTAGGCCGTAATCATTATCACGAACCTGAATTACTCAAAGACTGGCAAAATCAATATCTATCCTTAAAATTACATTTCATGACGTGTCATGCAAGCAAAGGGAAAGAGGCCGACTACGTGATTGTCGTGGGAGTTGATGAAACTCAGTTCCCAATGAAAAGTAAAAATGTGCATTTAGACAATGCCCTCAATCACCATGGTGATGAGTATCCGTTTGCCGAAGAACGTCGACTTTTCTATGTGGCATTGACGCGAGCGAAAGACAAAGTTTGGGTCACACATAACGGTGTGGGGTCGAGTTTTGTTCAAGAGCTTATTACCGGCGATTATCCGGTTGTGAATAAAAAATAAGGAAGTGAAATGAAACGTGCGCTGATATTGGTCGATATACAAAATGATTTTTCTCCCACTGGGGCGTTACCGGTGGCAGAAGGCAATGAGATCATTCCGGTGGTCAATCAATTAATTCCACAATTTGAACATGTGGTTGCCACCAAAGATTGGCATCCGAGTGGCCATGGTAGTTTTGCCTCGACTCATGACACGGATATCGGTAGCTTCATTGATCTTGATGGTATTCAACAGATTATGTGGCCGGATCACTGTGTACAGTACAGTGTCGGGAGCGAATTTATTGAAGGGCTCAATGTCGATGCCATCACCCACGTGGTTCATAAAGGGACACAGCCCAAAGTCGATAGCTACAGTGGCTTTTTCGATAATCAACGCTTAGGAAAAACAGGTCTGGCTGATTACCTCACCAGTCAGGGAATTACCGATGTCTACATCACTGGGTTGGCGACCGATTATTGCGTCAAATTTACCGCGTTGGACGCGGTGGATCTTGGATTTAATACGTGGGTCGTGGTCGATGCTTGTCGTGGTGTGAATATGCAGCCTGATGATTGTGATAAAGCGTGCGCTGAAATGAAAGCCGCGGGGTGTCAGTTAATCACTTCTTCACAGCTCCTTAATTAAATGTTTATCGTCTAACACATCGAATATTGCACTAAAAAGCCCATCTGGCTTACCCGTCAGATGGGCTTTTTATCGCCTGATGCATTCTCTATTATCGAGATAAAGTCGCCATAATGGTTTTTTATTATCGAATAGGAGGAAAATGAATATTTCTGAATATCGCTGACTATTTGTTGGGAGCAATGCAGCGAATTTATTCTTATGCCAGCGCATTGTTAAATAGTTTTCTTACAATGATTCATTGATACAGAAAAATAGTATCAAATGCTTATTAATCGGCAACGAATACTAAGCTTTCATATGGATGGAAATGAATAGGAATCATTATGATATTAACCAACAAAGTAAGGCCCGATTTCAGATAATAAGTGCGACATTCATGGAAATATGTAGAAGAGGAAGCCAACTGCTGAAAGTGGTACGCTCTTCTCGCCAAAGAAACAAGCAGTACTACCATGAATTATCAACAGTTGACCGAAGGCAGAAGATACCAGATTTCTGCTCTTTTGGAACGGGGAATTTCGGTTCCTGAAATAGCTAAAACAGTTCAGTGCCACCGCTCGACGGTATACCGTGAGCTTAAACGCGGTCGGAAGGGAGAGCATTATTGCCCTAACGAAGCCCAGATGTCGTCTACCAAAAAGCGCAAAACAGCACGTAAATACCGAATACCAAAGGAACGTGTCGATTTTATCCGCCTTCTTTTAGAAACAGATTGGAGTCCAGAGCAGATTTCTAATGTATTAACGAAAATTGGTGCATCTGTCAGTCATGAGTGGATCTATCGCTTTGTTGCTCAAGATAAACGCTTGGGCGGTAAGTTATATCGTCACTTGAGACAAGGTCATAAGCGGTATCGCCGAGGTAAACAAGAGAAAGCTCCAGCGATAAAAAATACCGTTTCGATTGATGATAGACCAAGCATCGTTGACAGTAAGGAGCGGTTTGGTGACTGGGAAATCGACACTGTGCTAGGTAAGCATGGTACAGGTGCAATGGTGACTATTTTAGAGCGTAAGACTCGATTTTACGTGGTAAAGAAAGTGCCATCTAAGTCAGCGGATGATGTCACCAAAGCGACAATAGAGCTACTGAAGCCCTATAAGAAACATGTCCATACCATTACGGCAGATAACGGGCGAGAGTTTGCAGGTCATGAAACCATCGCAAAAGAATTAAAGGCTGATGTGTACTTTGCTCATCCGTACAGTTCTTGGGAGCGTGGTGCTAATGAGAATGCGAACGGTCTTTTAAGGCAATATGTGAAGAAAGGAACCGATCTAACGACAGTGACGGACATCGATATAGAGTTCGCTTTATCGCGGATAAATTACCGTCCGAGAAAGTGTTTAGGCTTCAAGCAGGCAGCCATTATATTTGAGGAGATGGCTTTAGCTTCTTGATATTGGAGAGTGTCGCACTTCGCAGTTGAATTCGGGGGGTATTAAAATATACCATTGCTGTGACTTTCGCTGTGACTAGCGCATCGACGTTGGCCGCGAATTGTACGCAAATGCCCAATTCTGGGGGAACGTATTACATTATTAATAAAGGGTCTAATCATGCTCTGGATGTGAATACCAATGATACCAGTGCGACACCAAATGTGATTACTTATGAAAATTGGAAACCGAATAACCAGAAATTTGTTGTTACGAAACAATCTGATGGCTATTGGGAAATGAAATCCGTTTATAATAATAAATTGGTCGAAGTTTATAATAGTTGTACGGCTAACGGAGCCAATGTTGATACGTATGATGATTGGAATGGCGATACCCAGCGTTGGGAATTGAAACCTCAAAGTGATGGGGCGTTTAAAATTGTAAGTAAAGTATCGGCTAAATCGTTGACCGTGGCTGGGAGTCAGAACGGTGCGAATGTTTATCAAAATGATGATGCAAATTTAAGTTCGCAGCGTTGGTATTTTAACCCTGTCGATGGGCAATGTGGTTCGGGCAGTGGCGGCTCCAATGGCGTAATAGGATTTGCCAATCAACCAGGGAATGACGGATTGAGTACCACAACTGGCGGGCAAGGCGGCCCGGAAGTGACAGTGCAAACGTGTGACGCGCTTGTACGAGAATTGGGAACGGATGGTCGCCGAGTGATTAAAATACCCGCCAATAAAACCATCGATTGTCGTACTGCGCCACGTCCGGTACAAGCGTGTCGCCTAGACTGTGCCATGTGGAATGATCCGGGTAAGCTTTGGTACCGCCTTCCGGTCGGCAATACGTCATGTACATCTCTGGATAGTGACACCAACCAAACATTTACGGTTCAGCGTAATGATACTCGAATTATGGTGAAGTCCAATAAATCGGTCATCGGCGGCAATAAGAACTCCAGTTTACGAGGGGGCACATTTGTCGTGTACAACGCGAAGAATGTGATTATCAAAAACCTCAACATCTTTGATGTGAACCCGGCGCTGGTTGAGGCAGGGAAAGGGGTGCTGGTGGATAACAGTACGCATGTGTGGATTGACCATGTATCGTTTAGAAACATCAGTGATGGGCATATTGACTTTGATAACAGTAAAAACGTAACGGTGAGTTGGAACCGTTTCTTTGGACAAAATAATCAAGTGTGTGCGAACCATCATTGGTATACCAATCTGGTAAAAAATACTCAGGTGACGTTCCATCATAATTTCTGGGACAATGCAGCCGGTCGAAACCCGAAATTGTACGGGCCGAATACGCGTGCGCACATCTTTAATAATTACTATAAAAACATTACTTATTTCTCCATCAGCGTATCGCATGGAGCTCAAGCATTGGTAGAAAATAATTATTTTGAAAACGCGTTAAGCCCACATTGGCGTGAAGGGGAAGGGTTTATTCAAGCCTCGGGTAATACCTATGTTGGATCGTCAGCGCAGAATACGCATCGTGACAGTGGTGATCGCGTATTTCAAGATATCAATCTTTATCCCTACGCACTGCAAAACCCGAACAGTCTCGGTAGTGTGATTGATAGTCAAACGGGTCCACAATAATGATTGTTTAGTGACTCGATATAAAAGGCTCTTATTCAAAGAGCCTTTTTTATGTAAGGTCTGGCGAGCGAACGTCGATTTATTTAGACGCGCTCGTCTAGATACGCTTTATAATCGGGAATTTCGATCGCGACTTCTTGGTTGATTAATTCAGAGTTAAAGATAAATGTGGCACTGGCTCTGTTTGTCGCAACTGGGATATTCCAGACACTGGCAATACGGAGTAGGGCTTTGACGTCTGGATCATGAGGAACCGCATTCAATGGATCCCAAAAGAAAATTAATACATCGATTTTACCCTCAGCGATCATCGCACCGACTTGTTGGTCACCGCCCATTGGGCCACTGATTTTACTTTTAATGGCTAATCCAGTTGCTTTACTGAGCATGGTTCCAGTGGTGCCGGTCGCGTACAAAAAATGCTGTTGTAACGTGGGTTTATTTTCTTCCACCCAACGCAATAATTCAGTTTTATAGTTATCGTGTGCCACTAAGGCAACGTGCTTATGAGCACTCATGACGCGAGTGGTTTTGTGCATAATTCAATTCCTATTTGATTTTTATGGTCTAACGAACATCAATATTAAGATGACATGCAGATACATTGTCCACTTATTGAGTAGACGCAGAGCTCGGCGCTGGCACCATAGGTTGGTTGCGATTTAATCCGGAAAATTGTAGCGGATTTGATAGGAAAAATCAGTGATATAACGCGTTAATATCGTTAAGAATGGGTAGGAACGAGGGGGGATGAATGCAATGGGCACACGATGTGCCCATTGCATGAGTGGTTTGCTTAAACCAAGGCGTTTTCTAAAATTTCACGGGACTGAGTGAGCGTAATGGCGTTGTGTTCACCTAATGCTGTCATACCGTGTTTTTCTAATTGTCCAACCACCGTGTCGACGGCTTCTGGCTGTGTCATGCCATGGTCGGCAAATTGGGTGTCCACGTTAAGGCTGTGGTAGAAGGCTTCGATGGCTTGAATCGTACGCTCAGCCAAATCGTCTCCGGTTTCTAAACCAAATACGTTGCGACCCATTTGTTCTAATTTCGCACGTTTTACATCCATTTGGTTACGTAGCAACCATGGTTGCACGATAGCGAGTGAACGACCGTGGTCAACTTGCCATAGTGCGGTAAACTCATGACCAATCATATGGGTTGCCCAATCTTGCGGTACACCAGTACCAATCAGACCATTCAGCGCTTGGTTTGCCGACCACATTAAGTTTGCGCGCCATTCGTCGTTGTCACGGTTGTCGTAACGCTGACCAAGGTCAAGCAGAGTGCGCAGTAGCGTTTCGGCATAACCTTCTTGTACTCTTGCTGAGGTTGGCGTGGTTAAATACTGCTCACAAGTGTGTACCCAAGCATCGACGATACCGTTGATCAGTTGACGTTCCGGTAAGGTTTTCATTACCTCTGGGTCCAGAACCGCGAACAGAGGTTGTACGGCTTTAGAATGGAATGGCAGTTTGTCATTCGTCGCTCGTTTGGTAATTACTGCGCCAGAGTTGGATTCTGAACCCGTCGCAGGCAGTGTCAAAATAGCACCAATCGGTAGCGCAGTCGTTACAGTATGCTTACCAATCATAATATCCCAGCTATCGCCTTCATAGCAGGCAGCGGCTGAGACAAATTTAGAACCATCGATAACAGAACCACCACCCACGGCCAAAATGAAGTTAATGTTGTGTTCTTTAGCCATCTGGATGGCGTTATCTAAGGTTTCTTTCGTTGGGTTCGGTTCAACACCTGAAAACTCTTTCCATGTATGTTCTTTTAGCGCTTCGGCCACTTGGTCATAAACACCGTTTTTCTTGATAGAGCCACCACCGTAAATCACTAACACTTTGCTATCGAGTGGGATTTGTTGGGCGATGGTTTGAATTTGGCCCTGTCCAAAATGAATTTGTGTTGGGTTTGAATAAGAAAATTGCATGACATGCTCCTAGTGTTTCAGTGAAAGGAAGATATTGTCTCACCGAGGTCTGAACGACCTTGTGTTATATTATGAGTGCATAATAGTGTTGATTAATGTATTTTAATAGCGCTATTTGTCCATTTTTATTGTCTATTTCTACAAAATTGCATCGATTTTTTACAGCGGAGAAGTGAGCGGATGAGCGATTTAGTGAGCTTAATGCAGCGTTACGTAGAGCAAAACCAGTTACATGATCTTGAGGGAGGGGTGAATACCGAAGTGCCGGGGGTTCGGTTTTATCGCTCCACGCACTCGACAAACAAGACCCCATTCGTCTATGAATCTGGGATCATTATTCTTGGTCAAGGTTACAAAACGATTACGATTGGTAACGAACATCGCGTGACATATGGGGCCAATGACTATCTGGTCGCTGGAGTGCCCATGCCCTTGGAATGTGAATCTCTGGCGACGCCAGAAGAACCTATCCTGGGGTTAAGTATTCATATTGAGCATACGCTATTGATGCGTTTAGTGAGTCAGTTAGATGAGCATGGTATGGAATATCCGACTCAGAAAAAAGGCCAGTGTGGCGTTCAATCGGTAAGAATGAATGAGCGCATGCTTAATAGTTGTCAGCGGATGATGCATGCTTTATTGCATCCTATAGAAGCGAAGGTGCTAGGACAGTCGTTAATTGAAGACATTCTCTTTTGTGTCTTAACTGGCACGGAAGGACACGTCTTGGTTGAACTGGCTCGCTACGAAGGACACTATGCGCGAATTGCGAAAGCGCTCGCAAAGATCCATAGCCACTATAATGAGCCATTGTCCGTTCAGGCCTTATCGGAAGTGTCGAATATGAGTATCTCAGCGTTTCACCATGCATTTCGAGCGGTCACGATGGAATCGCCTTTACAGTATTTGAAAAAGGTGCGTTTGAATAAAGCCAAGCAATTGATTCAAGTGGAAGGGGTACGCGTTACTGAAGCGGCGATGAAAGTCGGCTATGTGAGTCCCTCTCAGTTTAGCCGAGAATTTAAGCGGCACTTTAATCAAACGCCGAAGGGGCATGTTGGGCTGAGTGACTCGGTGAGCAGTGTGGCGGCGAAGCCCGTGTAAACACGGTGATCATCGTACCCAGAGCCTTATTGCTCGGGTACGAATGATGAGGGAACGTCGTTAAATCAAAACGCTAAAATTAAAACTGATAGCTTTCCGGTATGACGACGACACCTTTATCTGAAACATGAAAACGTTCGGCGTCAGTTTTTCGATCAAAGCCAATTTTCGTATGATCAGGAACCTTCACATGTTTATCGATAATACAGTTTTGTATTTGGCAACCTTCACCGATGGTCACATCCTCAAACAGAATGCTGTCGATCACGGTCGCGCCATCATTGATACGCACGTTTGAAGAGATCACACTATGGTGAACGGATCCTCCTGAATTGACCACACCGTTCGCAATCATCGAGTTAATAAAAATGCCTTCGTTCCCCGTCGCCGATGAGACGGTACGCGCGGGTGGGTACTGCGGCTCGTAAGTGCGAATCGGCCAGTTTTTCTGATAAAGATTCAACGGTGGCACGGGTTCTAATAAGTCCATATTGGCATCATAGTAAGAATCAATGGTGCCCACATCTCGCCAGTAACAGTCGCGTTTTACTCGGCCTTTACCTTGTTCGCCAAAACGATACGCATATACGGAATTGGTGGGGATCAATTGCGGAATAATATTCTTACCAAAATCATGTTCAGAATTAAGCTTATCCGCATCTTGGTGCAGCGCGGATTTGAGAACATCCATGCTGAATATGTAAACCCCCATGGAGACTAAGCTACGATCGGGTTGACCGGGGATTGAAGGCGGGTCGATGGGTTTTTCAATAAAAGACGTCACGACATTGTCGTCATCGACAGCAATAATGCCAAATGCGCTTGCTTCAGAGCGAGCGACATCCATGCAGGCCACTGTCAGTCCTGCCTGACTCTCTTTATGTTGCTGAAGCATGGCATCATAATCCATCCGATAGATATGATCGCCCGATAACACAACCACGTATTGTGCATCACTGCGCGACAATAGCCACATATTATGAAATAACGCATCCGCTGTGCCTTCGTACCATTTGCCACCTTTACGTTGCTGTGGTGGTACCACGGTGACATATTCGTGCAGTTCAGGATTGAAAATGGACCATCCGTCACGTAAATGTTTTTGTAGGGAATGAGATTTATATTGAGTTAACACTAAGATTTGGCGCAAACCAGAGTGCAAGCAGTTGGTAAGGGTAAAGTCGATGATGCGATATTTACCGCCAAAGGGTACCGCGGGTTTTGCTCGATCATCAGTAAGTGGTGAGAGCCGAGAGCCGACACCTCCCGCTAACACGACTGTAAGAGTTTCCTGCATTGAGTTTCTCCATGAAAAATCGACTATATTGCCCAAATAAGCCATCATTCGCGATGAAGGCAATGGCGTCGTCACGCAGCATAAAAATGCGATGTGGGAGTTTAGTTATATCAAATGATGCTAATCAAAACGATGAGTTTTTCAGAAAAGTTATTGCTTTATCAAAATTAGAAATTCAATCGAAGTTTACGATGAAACGTTCAATGTGCTTCTGTGATCAAGTCCAAATAAGCCAATCTTAAGACCAATCGCATTTACAATGTAAATACCTTTTCCTGTTGAGTATAGTTGATAGAAGACGTCATGAAAGGAGAGTGAGATTATTCTCACAAAGTTATGCAGGTGTGAGTGATATTGAGCGTTATTTTTAGACAGTGGCAGCATTCTTGCTAATACTCATGGTATTCACCATCTGTTTTTTGGGTTTGGAGCATCAATCCGGATGAAAAAGTTACTCATGCTGGTATTACTGCTTTTGGGCATCACAGCAGCGGGCGCTGGCTATTACTTATTCTATTATGCACCAAGCCATGGGGATGTTCTTGGTTTGAATGCTTTGTTGGGGAAAACGCCACCGCCAGCTACTCCGACAAAGGCGCGTGTTGAGCAAACGACGGCGACGACGGCACCGCCCTCTAAACCAGTGATGGACTATTATGTGTCGTCAAAAACGCTACCGATCCGCAGTCAGCCCGATGAGCAGGCGTTTATCGAGGGGCAATTATATCGTGGCGATAAGGTCAGTTTATTAGAGAAAAGTGCGGGATGGGGACGGATAACCGAGTACTTTGTATACAAGCAAGGAGAGGATCCTAAAGCAAAATGGATTCCGCTACAGGGACTGGTCGTGGAAAAACCAGTGATTACTCCCAAAGAACGCAAGAAAACGGTGCTCGATTATATCCATAGCTCAGATGATTTGGGAAAATATGAAGATATGTTCTTTAAAGTGACCAATACATTGCTGACGTCTAAGCAATGTAAACCAGAAGACTTTGAAGAAACAGGTGGATGGGTGAAGTCTGTATATTATGAAGGGAAAGACATTTATTTTGTGTACTGCGGTGGGTTAGGGCGCGTCAATAAAATTTATTTAGATGCCTCCAATGGTCAAACTTTTCGCTCGAAAGAGCCGTCATTGTGAGTGTTTAGGTAAAGTCGCCGCATGGACATGATCGA is part of the Vibrio zhugei genome and encodes:
- the glgC gene encoding glucose-1-phosphate adenylyltransferase codes for the protein MQETLTVVLAGGVGSRLSPLTDDRAKPAVPFGGKYRIIDFTLTNCLHSGLRQILVLTQYKSHSLQKHLRDGWSIFNPELHEYVTVVPPQQRKGGKWYEGTADALFHNMWLLSRSDAQYVVVLSGDHIYRMDYDAMLQQHKESQAGLTVACMDVARSEASAFGIIAVDDDNVVTSFIEKPIDPPSIPGQPDRSLVSMGVYIFSMDVLKSALHQDADKLNSEHDFGKNIIPQLIPTNSVYAYRFGEQGKGRVKRDCYWRDVGTIDSYYDANMDLLEPVPPLNLYQKNWPIRTYEPQYPPARTVSSATGNEGIFINSMIANGVVNSGGSVHHSVISSNVRINDGATVIDSILFEDVTIGEGCQIQNCIIDKHVKVPDHTKIGFDRKTDAERFHVSDKGVVVIPESYQF
- a CDS encoding SH3 domain-containing protein; amino-acid sequence: MKKLLMLVLLLLGITAAGAGYYLFYYAPSHGDVLGLNALLGKTPPPATPTKARVEQTTATTAPPSKPVMDYYVSSKTLPIRSQPDEQAFIEGQLYRGDKVSLLEKSAGWGRITEYFVYKQGEDPKAKWIPLQGLVVEKPVITPKERKKTVLDYIHSSDDLGKYEDMFFKVTNTLLTSKQCKPEDFEETGGWVKSVYYEGKDIYFVYCGGLGRVNKIYLDASNGQTFRSKEPSL
- a CDS encoding AraC family transcriptional regulator, with product MSDLVSLMQRYVEQNQLHDLEGGVNTEVPGVRFYRSTHSTNKTPFVYESGIIILGQGYKTITIGNEHRVTYGANDYLVAGVPMPLECESLATPEEPILGLSIHIEHTLLMRLVSQLDEHGMEYPTQKKGQCGVQSVRMNERMLNSCQRMMHALLHPIEAKVLGQSLIEDILFCVLTGTEGHVLVELARYEGHYARIAKALAKIHSHYNEPLSVQALSEVSNMSISAFHHAFRAVTMESPLQYLKKVRLNKAKQLIQVEGVRVTEAAMKVGYVSPSQFSREFKRHFNQTPKGHVGLSDSVSSVAAKPV
- a CDS encoding iron-containing alcohol dehydrogenase, giving the protein MQFSYSNPTQIHFGQGQIQTIAQQIPLDSKVLVIYGGGSIKKNGVYDQVAEALKEHTWKEFSGVEPNPTKETLDNAIQMAKEHNINFILAVGGGSVIDGSKFVSAAACYEGDSWDIMIGKHTVTTALPIGAILTLPATGSESNSGAVITKRATNDKLPFHSKAVQPLFAVLDPEVMKTLPERQLINGIVDAWVHTCEQYLTTPTSARVQEGYAETLLRTLLDLGQRYDNRDNDEWRANLMWSANQALNGLIGTGVPQDWATHMIGHEFTALWQVDHGRSLAIVQPWLLRNQMDVKRAKLEQMGRNVFGLETGDDLAERTIQAIEAFYHSLNVDTQFADHGMTQPEAVDTVVGQLEKHGMTALGEHNAITLTQSREILENALV
- a CDS encoding RICIN domain-containing protein: MTSASTLAANCTQMPNSGGTYYIINKGSNHALDVNTNDTSATPNVITYENWKPNNQKFVVTKQSDGYWEMKSVYNNKLVEVYNSCTANGANVDTYDDWNGDTQRWELKPQSDGAFKIVSKVSAKSLTVAGSQNGANVYQNDDANLSSQRWYFNPVDGQCGSGSGGSNGVIGFANQPGNDGLSTTTGGQGGPEVTVQTCDALVRELGTDGRRVIKIPANKTIDCRTAPRPVQACRLDCAMWNDPGKLWYRLPVGNTSCTSLDSDTNQTFTVQRNDTRIMVKSNKSVIGGNKNSSLRGGTFVVYNAKNVIIKNLNIFDVNPALVEAGKGVLVDNSTHVWIDHVSFRNISDGHIDFDNSKNVTVSWNRFFGQNNQVCANHHWYTNLVKNTQVTFHHNFWDNAAGRNPKLYGPNTRAHIFNNYYKNITYFSISVSHGAQALVENNYFENALSPHWREGEGFIQASGNTYVGSSAQNTHRDSGDRVFQDINLYPYALQNPNSLGSVIDSQTGPQ
- a CDS encoding methylglyoxal synthase encodes the protein MHKTTRVMSAHKHVALVAHDNYKTELLRWVEENKPTLQQHFLYATGTTGTMLSKATGLAIKSKISGPMGGDQQVGAMIAEGKIDVLIFFWDPLNAVPHDPDVKALLRIASVWNIPVATNRASATFIFNSELINQEVAIEIPDYKAYLDERV